The following are encoded together in the Salvia hispanica cultivar TCC Black 2014 chromosome 6, UniMelb_Shisp_WGS_1.0, whole genome shotgun sequence genome:
- the LOC125197529 gene encoding subtilisin-like protease SBT5.6, with protein MHNQPTLFLFSLLLLLRISALFAQHQVYVVYLGEHSGLKTPEEIENVHRSYLHSVKSSREEAAASIIYSYKNAINGFSAFLTSQQADVLSAMDGVISVFRSQPSRLHTTRSWDFISLLEANWDASMAKGEELLKKAGYGQNVTVGVIDTGIWPESESFSDTDMGPIPSYWKGSCQSGDQFNSSNCNRKIVGARYYLKGYEANYGPVDPKFDFRSPRDVAGHGTHAASIVGGRRVPDAAAIGGIGSGTASGGAPLVRLAVYKVCWAIPGGSMEEANGCFDDDLLAAFDDAIADGVQVLSVSMGRSISLPYEMDGIAIGALYALKRNIVVVCSAGNYGPGLSTVTNVAPWVITVGASSIDRVFSSPVVLGNGVALEGQSITPFDVAGTYPLVYAADVEIPGSTTSENNGLCISGTLSPDLVSGKAVFCRNGATFETLAVAQAGGAAAVLGNPYEGMGVIGRSYMIPSTTILSNEIQTVYNYTGSDKAATVTLTPIETISDTKPTPFMAPFTSRGPNHVEPNILKPDVTAPGLNILAAWSEAASPLNVPADKRVVKYQFLSGTSTSCPHVSAAAALLRAVHPNWSSAAIRSALITTAKLTNNQGESITNEQGNPSNPFESGAGHIQPSLAADPGLVYDASYRDYLLFLCASSGNRLDPSFDCPDDDYDVPSASHFNYPSLAIYDLEDGRMKVARVVTNVGPARSTYTVTISEPPGYTVEISPAVLRFSAVGEKQRFNITVTDGGGAFENVYGFGSFVWSDGIHQVRSPIAVTNSD; from the exons ATGCATAACCAACCAACATTGTTCTTATtttcccttcttcttcttctccgaATCTCGGCTTTGTTTGCTCAACATCAG GTATACGTAGTGTACCTCGGAGAGCATAGTGGGCTTAAGACACCTGAAGAAATCGAAAACGTACACCGTTCATATCTGCACTCTGTCAAGTCTTCGCGAGAGGAAGCTGCAGCCTCCATTATTTATAGCTATAAGAACGCGATTAATGGCTTTTCGGCTTTTCTCACTTCTCAACAGGCTGATGTTTTGTCAG CGATGGATGGAGTGATTTCAGTGTTCCGTAGCCAGCCATCGAGGCTTCACACGACCAGATCGTGGGATTTCATTAGCTTGCTCGAGGCTAACTGGGATGCTTCGATGGCTAAGGGAGAGGAGCTGCTGAAGAAAGCAGGATATGGCCAGAATGTCACTGTAGGCGTAATCGACACCG GAATATGGCCAGAGTCAGAGAGTTTCAGTGACACAGATATGGGACCCATTCCATCATATTGGAAAGGATCTTGTCAAAGTGGTGACCAATTTAATTCATCTAATTGCAATAG GAAAATAGTAGGGGCCCGCTACTACCTAAAAGGGTACGAGGCAAACTACGGCCCGGTTGACCCGAAATTCGACTTCAGATCGCCTAGGGACGTGGCCGGCCACGGGACCCACGCTGCCTCAATTGTTGGCGGCAGGAGGGTCCCCGACGCGGCCGCGATTGGGGGCATTGGCAGCGGCACGGCAAGCGGGGGCGCCCCGCTCGTGCGCCTGGCCGTCTACAAAGTGTGCTGGGCGATTCCCGGGGGAAGCATGGAGGAAGCGAATGGATGTTTCGACGACGACTTGTTGGCCGCCTTTGATGACGCCATCGCCGACGGCGTTCAAGTGCTCAGCGTTTCGATGGGGAGGAGTATTAGCCTTCCATACGAGATGGATGGGATTGCCATTGGAGCGCTGTATGCTTTAAAACGGAATATTGTGGTGGTTTGCAGCGCCGGGAACTACGGCCCGGGTCTGTCCACCGTGACGAATGTTGCCCCGTGGGTCATCACCGTTGGCGCGAGTAGCATCGACCGCGTGTTTTCGTCTCCGGTCGTGCTTGGAAACGGCGTCGCATTGGAG GGCCAATCAATCACTCCATTTGACGTGGCTGGGACATATCCTCTCGTTTATGCAGCAGATGTGGAAATTCCAGGCTCCACAACAAGTGAAAATAATGG GTTATGTATAAGCGGCACGCTTTCACCAGATCTCGTGAGTGGAAAAGCTGTCTTCTGCCGGAATGGAGCCACTTTCGAAACCCTAGCGGTGGCCCAAGCAGGCGGCGCCGCGGCTGTGCTCGGAAACCCCTACGAAGGAATGGGAGTTATAGGCCGGTCTTATATGATTCCGTCAACAACTATTCTCTCTAACGAAATACAAACGGTTTATAACTACACCGGGTCCGATAAAGCTGCAACGGTCACGTTAACGCCGATCGAGACTATATCCGACACAAAGCCAACTCCATTCATGGCTCCCTTCACCTCTAGAGGCCCCAATCACGTCGAGCCTAATATTCTTAAG CCGGATGTTACTGCTCCGGGACTCAACATACTGGCAGCATGGAGCGAGGCAGCATCTCCGTTGAACGTCCCGGCTGACAAAAGAGTCGTTAAATACCAATTCCTTTCTGGGACATCCACATCGTGTCCCCATGTTTCTGCTGCCGCCGCACTTCTTAGGGCGGTGCACCCTAATTGGAGTAGCGCCGCCATAAGATCCGCCCTCATCACAACTG CGAAGCTGACCAACAACCAAGGCGAAAGCATAACAAATGAGCAAGGGAATCCTTCGAACCCCTTCGAATCGGGAGCCGGACACATCCAGCCTTCCCTGGCCGCCGATCCGGGGCTCGTCTACGATGCCTCTTACAGAGACTATCTTCTCTTCCTCTGCGCCAGCAGCGGCAATCGGCTCGACCCGTCCTTTGACTGCCCCGACGACGACTACGACGTGCCTTCGGCGAGCCATTTCAACTATCCGTCGCTGGCGATCTATGATTTGGAGGACGGACGGATGAAGGTGGCGAGAGTCGTCACGAATGTGGGGCCCGCTAGGTCGACGTACACGGTGACGATCAGTGAGCCGCCGGGTTATACGGTGGAGATCTCGCCGGCGGTGCTGAGATTCAGCGCGGTGGGGGAAAAGCAGAGGTTCAATATTACGGTTACAGATGGCGGTGGCGCCTTCGAGAATGTGTATGGTTTCGGTTCCTTTGTTTGGAGTGATGGAATTCATCAAGTAAGAAGTCCGATTGCAGTAACCAACTCAGATTAA